The proteins below are encoded in one region of Toxoplasma gondii ME49 chromosome IV, whole genome shotgun sequence:
- a CDS encoding splicing factor U2AF family SnRNP auxilary factor large subunit, RRM domain-containing protein (encoded by transcript TGME49_319850) codes for MGMEDGREPYSSRGMPPNGDRYGRDAWRGGGRDRDARGPRSRDSFRGDREYRGDYYGGYGPGSSSGGPQSDRGYGGGGYGGGGGGYGGGGGGYGGGGGGYGGGGGGYGAGGGGYGAGGGGYGAGGGGYGAGGGGGGYGAGGGNSGGYGSGYGGGRSGREKHRSRSRSPGGGGAAGGGKGARGGQPKPRRNPDISTSHERSRSRERRRRRMQAECIRRAGGFQKLADSEGHEPIRLFWDGFQWVAKTGAASTQAGSDAATMNSTRKLRRLYFGNLPLHLGLTESTFQDVVWNEMKNRGFCSNPEANPVLYVWFAKDKGNYGFVEFATVEETERALTMDGMLCMGIPLKVSRPNDYSTTSSAQTQAMSVMGHQAAAMLIGQLAAPGGPPAGTTRFLRIMQIVDPSTLKEQEEYDDLLEDVKEGCEKAGKIVNAVVISPKVKDQVPFELCDIILEFSTPQEVDACVVTMAGRKYMGKPLAMVRLEETSFAQYIAPLLQ; via the exons ATGGGGATGGAGGACGGCCGCGAACCATATTCGAGTCGCGGCATGCCGCCAAATGGAGATCGATACGGGAGAGACGCctggagaggcggaggccGGGACCGAGACGCCCGCGGTCCGCGCTCCAGGGACAGcttccgaggagacagagagtaCCGCGGAGACTACTACGGAGGCTACGGCCCAGGCTCGTCTTCAGGAGGTCCTCAGAGTGACCGGGGATATGGAGGCGGCGGCtacggaggaggaggcggcggctacggaggaggaggcggcggctacggaggaggaggaggcggctacggtggaggaggaggcggctACGGAGCGGGAGGAGGCGGCTACGGAGCAGGAGGAGGCGGCTACGGAGCAGGAGGAGGCGGCTACGGAGcgggaggaggcggaggcggctaCGGAGCAGGAGGAGGGAACTCGGGAGGCTATGGATCTGGCTACGGGGGCGGCAGGAGCggtcgagagaaacacagaagccGTTCGCGATCTCCGGGGGGAGGCGGTGCGGCTGGCGGAGGCAAGGGAGCGAGGGGAGGCCAGCCGAAGCCGCGGCGAAATCCAGACATCTCGACGTCTCACGAGCGCTCGAGGTCccgggagaggagaagaagaagaatgcaGGCAGAGTGCATTCGCCGCGCCGGAGGTTTTCAGAAACtggcagacagcgaaggacaTGAACCGATTCGTCTCTTCTGGGATGGCTTTCAGTGGGTGGCGAAGACTGGCGCGGCCTCCACCCAGGCTGGCTCCGATGCCGCGACGATGAACAGTACGAGGAAGTTGCGGAGACTGTATTTTGGGAACCTCCCGCTGCACCTGGGTCTGACTGAAAGTACATTCCAAGACGTAGTCTGGAACGAGATGAAGAACCGCGGCTTCTGCAGCAACCCAGAGGCGAATCCCGTCCTCTACGTTTGGTTTGCGAAAGACAAAGGGAACTACGGCTTCGTCGAGTTCGCCACTgtggaggaaacggagagagcgTTGACGATGGACGGCATGCTGTGCATGGGCATTCCTCTCAAGGTGTCGAGACCTAACGACTACTCAACCACATCGTCTGCTCAAACCCAGGCGATGAGCGTCATGGGGCATCAGGCTGCTGCTATGCTCATTGGACAACTCGCAGCACCCGGAGGTCCTCCTGCCG GCACGACTCGTTTCCTGCGAATTATGCAAATTGTCGATCCGTCAACTCTGAAGGAGCAAGAGGAGTACGACGACCTCTTGGAGGACGTAAAAGAAGGGTGCGAGAAGGCTGGAAAGATTGTGAACGCGGTCGTGATTTCGCCGAAAGTCAAAGACCAGGTTCCCTTCGAGTTGTGCGACATCATCCTCGAGTTCTCCACACCGCAAGAagtcgatgcatgcgtggTGACTATGGCGGGCAGGAAGTACATGGGCAAGCCTTTGGCAATGGTCAGGCTCGAAGAAACGTCTTTCGCGCAGTACATTGCTCCGCTCCTTCAGTGA
- a CDS encoding transporter, major facilitator family protein (encoded by transcript TGME49_319740~Signal peptide predicted by SignalP 2.0 HMM (probability 0.971) with cleavage site probability 0.144 at residue 41~Predicted trans-membrane domain (TMHMM2.0):6-29:33-56:106-129:143-166:172-195:231-254:260-283), producing MIGTESCLLVFFLLAFLEAVLVSFRLGLASPSSWFVSAVSSFFPSFLFFCPFASPGAPSSLPTPSDEGARVESSLSLSRQASWPLSSPSSVAASEERKAFLRLRRNYLLVYLLAQASEWIQGPYMFVFYSASCSLSLHHVGVLFLAEYASAGLFGCLVGCVADIFGHRRACLLYCLFCLLSCLFTRSSSSFTLLLLGRVVGGAALSVLETAFEAWVVTAHAALGFPPCWLEETLGACTLFNGILAIFVGFLSSAICKASGIPACFDLAAVLAVAAACSILALLPRVPGDREGLTKRQKSDKEEAPRKRDGGQGSDRAKKGHGEESEQADEEGKTTAEGKTDEGKGDVTDKEDVEAQEGRRGREEQRDEGQRGPEVSSDAGETVPIPPSKEERRRRQDRKEGTEESGEEVCRSSSVASQSAKPLFVSTCVGVKFNEEGGPPQGQWLPAFGAARDTDRERRRDKRSLAETSEAWKEESCSDGVCRAVGGHLLAALQVIFRNKAVQTCGAVQIFFEVPMYIFFVTWTPALDSRMDPGLVFACFMVCVVLGSEGFLQSGLRGRDPRLALRDALSVGAVALAVPSTVASHASRFAAFCVFEVQKRRKDGGERNHEAHRPKTPDRFASHLSTQTYTFEKRVPVCS from the exons ATGATCGGCACAGAGAGTTGCCTGCTagtgtttttccttctcgccttcctggaGGCTGTTCTCGTTTCGTTTCGCCTCGGCCTCGCCTCCCCGTCCTCTTGGTTcgtctcggctgtctcttccttcttcccttccttcttaTTCTTCTGtccgttcgcttctcctggAGCGCCTTCGTCGTTGCCGACTCCTTCAGATGAAGGCGCGCGCGTCGAGAgttcactttctctctcccgacAAGCTTCCTGGCcgctctcttccccttcgtccGTCGCTGCGagtgaggagaggaaggcgtttcttcgccttcgtcgaaACTATCTCCTCGTCTACCTCCTGGCGCAGGCCTCGGAGTGGATTCAAGGTCCTTACATGTTCGTCTTCTACTCCGCCTCctgcagtctctctctgcaccaTGTCGGTGTCCTCTTCCTGGCTGAGTATGCGTCCGCAGGCCTCTTTGGATGTCTTGTGGGGTGCGTCGCGGACATCTTCGGGCACAggcgcgcctgtctcctctactgtctgttttgtctcctttcttgtttGTTCACAcgctcctcctcctccttcaccctgcttcttctcggccgCGTCGTGGGCGGCGCGGCTCTGAGCGTCTTGGAGACTGCGTTCGAGGCCTGGGTCGTCACCGCGCATGCCGCTCTCGGCTTTCCTCCCTGCTGGCTCGAGGAGACtctcggcgcatgcacgctCTTCAACGGCATCCTCGCGATTTTCGTtggtttcctctcctccgcgATCTGCAAAGCTTCCGGCATTCCTGCCTGCTTCGACCTCGCCGCcgtcctcgccgtcgccgctgctTGCAGCATCCTCGCGCTACTGCCTCGCGTTCcaggagaccgagaaggcCTCACGAAACGACAGAAGTCGGACAAAGAGGAGGCGCCGCGAAAGCGCGACGGCGGACAGGGAAGCGACCGAGCGAAAAAAGGacatggagaagagagtgaacaggcagacgaggaaggaaagacaacggcggaaggaaagacagacgaaggGAAAGGAGATGTAACAGACAAAGAAGATGTAGAGGcgcaggaaggaagaagaggcagagaagaacagcgagacgaaggacaGCGAGGTCCGGAAGTCTCGAGCGACGCAGGAGAGACGGTTCCTATCCCCCCTAgtaaggaagaaagaaggcgacgacagGACAGGAAGGAGGGAACGGAGGAATCCGGCGAAGAGGTCTGTAGATCTTCGAGCGTCGCCTCACAGAGCGCGAAGCCGcttttcgtctccacctGCGTCGGTGTGAAATTCAACGAAGAAGGTGGACCGCCTCAGGGGCAATGGCTTCCAGCGTTTGGCGCAGCCAGAGatacagacagagagagaagacgagacaaaaGGTCACTGGCAGAGACATCGGAGGCCTGGAAAGAGGAGTCGTGCTCCGATGGAGTCTGTCGTGCGGTGGGAGGGCATCTCCTCGCAGCTCTGCAAGTGATCTTCAGAAACAAAGCTGTGCAGACATGTGGAGCAGTTCAGATTTTCTTCGAGGTTCCGATGTACATCTTCTTTGTCACATGGACGCCTGCCCTAGATTCGAGGATGGACCCCGGCCTTGTCTTTGCATGCTTCATGGTCTGCGTCGTCCTCGGAAGTGAAGGATTTCTCCAG TCTGGTTTGAGAGGCAGAGATCCTCGTCTCGCGCTTCGGGATGCGCTGAGCGTCGGCGCTGTTGCCCTCGCAGTTCCTTCGACGGTTGCTTCTCACGCGTCACGGTTTGCcgccttctgtgtcttcgaggtacagaaacgaagaaaggacggaggcgagagaaatcATGAGGCGCACAGGCCAAAAACGCCGGACCGTTTCGCCTCGCACCTGTCGACACAAACATACACCTTTGAAAAACGAGTTCCAGTCTGTTCATga
- a CDS encoding YOU2 family C2C2 zinc finger protein (encoded by transcript TGME49_319730), with protein MAFGSSSSSERYPSLEEGARSFQKKFEDMISSLTKRTLPLQRKAFECCVSCFDRHNDDHVKIADCMTRCHQQGEAIMRSLQRETEVLQSKLDSCQKTCYTRFAQPDKSADPASFEAEREKCFTQCFAEVEPFLSEVAQRVNRRIDEASQ; from the exons ATGGCGTTCGGATCCAGTTCTTCGTCTGAGCGGTACCCTTCGCTGGAGGAGGGAGCACGGTCTTTCCAGAAGAAGTTCGAGGACATGATTTCTTCCTTGACAAAGAGAACTCTGCCGCTCCAGAGAAAGGCGTTCGAGTGCTGTGTGTCTTGCTTCGACCGCCATAACGACGACCATGTGAAAATCGCAGACTGCATGACGCGATGCCACCAACAAGGCGAGGCAATCATGCGTTCCCtccaaagagaaacagaagtcCTCCAAAGCAAACTCGACAGCTGCCAAAAG ACGTGCTACACACGCTTTGCGCAGCCTGACAAATCTGCAGATCCAGCCAGCTTCgaagcagaacgcgagaaatGTTTCACGCAGTGCTTTGCGGAGGTCGAGCCGTTTCTCTCGGAAGTCGCTCAACGCGTCAATCGCCGAATCGACGAAGCTTCCCAATAA